One Arvicanthis niloticus isolate mArvNil1 chromosome 13, mArvNil1.pat.X, whole genome shotgun sequence genomic window carries:
- the Tmem276 gene encoding transmembrane protein 276: MVSKPRNEWSTVLSHLVLAGVSLHAAVSSVQSSRGAAAGFLLQTFAAIIMLAPGLNTHEDCLSGAWVATVIGLPLLAFDFHWVNGDRSSANLLLGGGMVLAVAGDHLGPEGCSVAGQAVLLVVAVTILIVAVFTANTYGMWGGAMLGVAGLLSRLEEDRLLLLPKEDVCRWALAAGSWAYCRALHTQRLQWE; this comes from the exons ATGGTTTCCAAACCCAGGAATGAATGGAGCACTGTCCTGTCCCACCTGGTGTTGgcaggggtgtccctgcatgCAGCGGTGAGCTCTGTACAG TCCAGTCGAGGAGCAGCTGCTGGCTTCCTGCTCCAGACCTTTGCTGCCATCATTATGTTGGCCCCAGGGCTTAACACTCATGAAGACTGCCTCTCTGGAGCTTGGGTTGCCACAGTCATCGGTCTACCTCTTCTGGCCTTCGATTTTCACTGGGTGAATGGGGACCGCTCTTCTGCCAACCTGCTTCTGGGAGGAGGCATGGTGCTGGCAGTGGCTGGTGACCACCTTGGCCCTGAAGGGTGCTCTGTAGCTGGGCAGGCAGTACTGCTGGTGGTTGCAGTAACCATCCTTATTGTGGCCGTTTTCACAGCCAACACTTATGGGATGTGGGGGGGCGCCATGCTGGGTGTGGCAGGCCTCTTGAGCCGGCTGGAAGAGGACAGGCTGCTACTGCTACCAAAGGAGGATGTCTGTCGTTGGGCCCTGGCTGCGGGTAGTTGGGCCTATTGCCGGGCCCTGCACACACAGCGCCTGCAGTGGGAGTGA
- the Kifc2 gene encoding kinesin-like protein KIFC2 isoform X2 has translation MYAFYSLLIYIFYSLFRRDGGAAAVSDPGDPTQKSGGQPRGRRRPDQFTSELLTELNSLAGCSESEDGQKGAEGGAAEVSLEEALMRLAEFLSLQLGAEESCGTTPDLGKPGEVPPLLTVTSQLLALLAWTRSPRGRQALLQGTQPTCPVQPSTLDGSLSQEESSSQPTPILDEVPKDETQEHQPPQLEEEQRVWQRLEQLILGQLEELRQQLEQQEEELSRLRLGVGVTDSEKRVQHLTLENEALKQSLNLTRELLLHWGPGPLPRPPQEEAGALLELQGQLQEAQDTTEALRVQLGVQELQLQGLRGALQQLQQETEQNCRQELQQVHGQLAGLRARMASLRQGCGDLRGLVSTFTQSCQGSLSEAQGQVSWALGALSAGKARTQLPEGHQAPPTGCSGRLLELKGNIRVLCRLRPAEGRPSSLLSVEPGQGGTITTCYRGRRHRFRLDWVFPQDASQEEVFRQLEPAVLSCLQGYSVCIFTYGQTGTGKTYSMEGPPEDPGIAPRALQLLFREMGTGGHHHVTLSMVEIYNETVRDLLATGPPERLVVRQGPAGQGGIQVAGLTHWDVPNLETLHQMLSLGRSNRATAATVMNQHSSRSHALVTLTLQAASPPRAQGITGTLHLVDLAGSERVWKAGVASPVQRDPNGARRLREAQAINRSLLALGGVMAALRARRPHVPFRDSQLTRLLQPALGAGTTAVLLLQISTRAEDLGETICSLKFAERVGQVELGPARRRRAPRSGTPSSLSTDTPLTGTSCTPTPSPGSPPSPSLNSCSGLTLQTPGDLPP, from the exons ATGTACGCCTTTTACTCTCTGCTCATCTACATCTTCTACAGTCTTTTCCGCAGGGATGGCGGGGCTGCGGCGGTCTCGGACCCCGGAGACCCCACCCAG AAAAGCGGCGGCCAACCTAGGGGTCGTCGCCGTCCGGATCAATTCACATCAGAACTGTTGACTGAGCTGAACAGCCTGGCCG GCTGCTCAGAATCTGAGGATGGCCAGAAAGGAGCGGAGGGTGGAGCAGCTGAGGTGTCTCTGGAAGAGGCACTCATGCGTCTTGCTGAGTTCCTCTCCCTCCAGTTGGGGGCAGAAGAGAGCTGTGGGACGACTCCTGACCTGGGCAAG CCTGGTGAAGTCCCCCCACTGTTGACAGTAACAAGTCAGCTCTTGGCCCTTCTGGCATGGACACGGAGTCCCCGGGGGAGGCAGGCCCTGCTCCAGGGGACTCAACCAACCTGCCCAGTGCAGCCCTCCACTCTAGATG GGTCTCTGTCACAAGAAGAAAGCTCCTCTCAGCCCACTCCCATCCTGGATGAGGTACCAAAGGATGAAACCCAAGAACATCAGCCTCCCCAGTTGGAGGAGGAACAGAGAGTTTGGCAGAGGTTGGAGCAGCTCATTCTTGGGCAG ctggaagagctgagacagCAGCTGGAGCAGCAGGAAGAAGAGCTGAGTAGACTTCGCCTGGGAGTG GGGGTGACAGATTCAGAGAAAAGAGTCCAGCACCTCACATTGGAGAATGAAGCCTTGAAACAGAGCTTGAACCTTACACGGGAACTCCTTCTGCACTGGGGGCCTGGCCCACTCCCCAGACCTCCCCAG GAGGAGGCAGGGGCACTGTTGGAGCTGCAGGGCCAGCTTCAAGAAGCCCAAGACACCACAGAAGCTCTCCGAGTCCAG CTGGGGGTACAGGAGCTGCAGCTGCAGGGCCTTCGAGGGGCCCTCCAGCAGCTCCAgcaggagacagaacagaactgcaGACAGGAGCTGCAGCAAGTTCATGGACAGCTGGCAG GACTTCGGGCACGAATGGCCAGCCTTCGTCAAGGCTGTGGGGACCTCCGAGGACTGGTCAGCACCTTTACCCAGAGTTGTCAGGGCTCTCTGAGTGAGGCTCAGGGCCAG GTTTCCTGGGCCCTTGGGGCTCTGTCAGCCGGAAAGGCTAGAACTCAGCTCCCAGAAGGGCACCAAGCACCCCCAACTGGATGCTCAGGGCGGCTTTTGGAACTCAAGG GGAATATTCGTGTTCTGTGTCGGCTGAGACCAGCTGAAGGAAGACCTTCCAGCCTGCTGAGCGTGGAGCCTGGTCAAGGGGGAACCATCACCACATGCTACCGAGGGCGCCGGCATCGCTTTCGCCTAGACTGGGTCTTTCCTCAAGATGCCAGCCAGGAGGAG GTCTTCAGGCAGCTGGAGCCAGCTGTGTTGTCCTGCCTCCAGGGGTACAGTGTCTGCATCTTCACTTACGGTCAGACTGGGACAGGGAAAACCTATAGCATGGAG GGCCCACCTGAGGACCCTGGCATAGCTCCTAGGGCACTGCAGTTGCTGTTCCGAGAGATGGGGACTGGAGGGCACCACCACGTGACCCTCAGCATGGTGGAGATCTACAACGAGACGGTCAG GGACCTCCTAGCTACAGGGCCTCCAGAACGCCTGGTAGTGAGGCAGGGACCTGCAGGGCAGGGGGGAATTCAAGTGGCTGGCCTCACACACTGGGATGTACCTAACCTGGAAACCCTGCACCAG ATGCTGAGTCTGGGGAGAAGCAACCGAGCTACAGCAGCCACTGTTATGAACCAGCACAGCTCACGTTCCCATGCCCTAGTTACGCTGACTTTACAGGCAGCATCTCCTCCTCGGGCCCAGGGTATCACAG GCACACTGCACCTGGTGGATCTGGCAGGATCTGAACGAGTGTGGAAAGCAGGGGTGGCCAGCCCGGTACAGAGAGACCCGAATGGCGCCAGGCGTCTTCGTGAAGCCCAGGCAATCAACCGCTCCTTGCTGGCACTAGGAGGAGTGATGGCCGCGCTGCGAGCTCGGAGGCCTCATGTGCCCTTCCGTGACTCACAGCTTACGCGCCTGTTACAGCCGGCGCTCGGGGCGGGCACCACTGCAGTTCTACTGCTGCAG ATCTCCACAAGGGCAGAAGATCTCGGGGAGACCATCTGCTCGCTCAAGTTTGCGGAGCGAGTGGGTCAAGTGGAACTGGGGCCTGCCCGGCGCCGAAGAGCCCCACGCTCTGGAACTCCCTCTTCTCTCAGTACTGACACCCCACTCACTGGAACTTCCTGCACCCCTACACCATCTCCTGGCAGCCCTCCCAGTCCCAGCCTCAACAGCTGCTCTGGCTTGACTCTTCAAACTCCAGGGGACCTGCCTCCCTAG
- the Kifc2 gene encoding kinesin-like protein KIFC2 isoform X1, with product MRLAEFLSLQLGAEESCGTTPDLGKPGEVPPLLTVTSQLLALLAWTRSPRGRQALLQGTQPTCPVQPSTLDGSLSQEESSSQPTPILDEVPKDETQEHQPPQLEEEQRVWQRLEQLILGQLEELRQQLEQQEEELSRLRLGVGVTDSEKRVQHLTLENEALKQSLNLTRELLLHWGPGPLPRPPQEEAGALLELQGQLQEAQDTTEALRVQLGVQELQLQGLRGALQQLQQETEQNCRQELQQVHGQLAGLRARMASLRQGCGDLRGLVSTFTQSCQGSLSEAQGQVSWALGALSAGKARTQLPEGHQAPPTGCSGRLLELKGNIRVLCRLRPAEGRPSSLLSVEPGQGGTITTCYRGRRHRFRLDWVFPQDASQEEVFRQLEPAVLSCLQGYSVCIFTYGQTGTGKTYSMEGPPEDPGIAPRALQLLFREMGTGGHHHVTLSMVEIYNETVRDLLATGPPERLVVRQGPAGQGGIQVAGLTHWDVPNLETLHQMLSLGRSNRATAATVMNQHSSRSHALVTLTLQAASPPRAQGITGTLHLVDLAGSERVWKAGVASPVQRDPNGARRLREAQAINRSLLALGGVMAALRARRPHVPFRDSQLTRLLQPALGAGTTAVLLLQISTRAEDLGETICSLKFAERVGQVELGPARRRRAPRSGTPSSLSTDTPLTGTSCTPTPSPGSPPSPSLNSCSGLTLQTPGDLPP from the exons ATGCGTCTTGCTGAGTTCCTCTCCCTCCAGTTGGGGGCAGAAGAGAGCTGTGGGACGACTCCTGACCTGGGCAAG CCTGGTGAAGTCCCCCCACTGTTGACAGTAACAAGTCAGCTCTTGGCCCTTCTGGCATGGACACGGAGTCCCCGGGGGAGGCAGGCCCTGCTCCAGGGGACTCAACCAACCTGCCCAGTGCAGCCCTCCACTCTAGATG GGTCTCTGTCACAAGAAGAAAGCTCCTCTCAGCCCACTCCCATCCTGGATGAGGTACCAAAGGATGAAACCCAAGAACATCAGCCTCCCCAGTTGGAGGAGGAACAGAGAGTTTGGCAGAGGTTGGAGCAGCTCATTCTTGGGCAG ctggaagagctgagacagCAGCTGGAGCAGCAGGAAGAAGAGCTGAGTAGACTTCGCCTGGGAGTG GGGGTGACAGATTCAGAGAAAAGAGTCCAGCACCTCACATTGGAGAATGAAGCCTTGAAACAGAGCTTGAACCTTACACGGGAACTCCTTCTGCACTGGGGGCCTGGCCCACTCCCCAGACCTCCCCAG GAGGAGGCAGGGGCACTGTTGGAGCTGCAGGGCCAGCTTCAAGAAGCCCAAGACACCACAGAAGCTCTCCGAGTCCAG CTGGGGGTACAGGAGCTGCAGCTGCAGGGCCTTCGAGGGGCCCTCCAGCAGCTCCAgcaggagacagaacagaactgcaGACAGGAGCTGCAGCAAGTTCATGGACAGCTGGCAG GACTTCGGGCACGAATGGCCAGCCTTCGTCAAGGCTGTGGGGACCTCCGAGGACTGGTCAGCACCTTTACCCAGAGTTGTCAGGGCTCTCTGAGTGAGGCTCAGGGCCAG GTTTCCTGGGCCCTTGGGGCTCTGTCAGCCGGAAAGGCTAGAACTCAGCTCCCAGAAGGGCACCAAGCACCCCCAACTGGATGCTCAGGGCGGCTTTTGGAACTCAAGG GGAATATTCGTGTTCTGTGTCGGCTGAGACCAGCTGAAGGAAGACCTTCCAGCCTGCTGAGCGTGGAGCCTGGTCAAGGGGGAACCATCACCACATGCTACCGAGGGCGCCGGCATCGCTTTCGCCTAGACTGGGTCTTTCCTCAAGATGCCAGCCAGGAGGAG GTCTTCAGGCAGCTGGAGCCAGCTGTGTTGTCCTGCCTCCAGGGGTACAGTGTCTGCATCTTCACTTACGGTCAGACTGGGACAGGGAAAACCTATAGCATGGAG GGCCCACCTGAGGACCCTGGCATAGCTCCTAGGGCACTGCAGTTGCTGTTCCGAGAGATGGGGACTGGAGGGCACCACCACGTGACCCTCAGCATGGTGGAGATCTACAACGAGACGGTCAG GGACCTCCTAGCTACAGGGCCTCCAGAACGCCTGGTAGTGAGGCAGGGACCTGCAGGGCAGGGGGGAATTCAAGTGGCTGGCCTCACACACTGGGATGTACCTAACCTGGAAACCCTGCACCAG ATGCTGAGTCTGGGGAGAAGCAACCGAGCTACAGCAGCCACTGTTATGAACCAGCACAGCTCACGTTCCCATGCCCTAGTTACGCTGACTTTACAGGCAGCATCTCCTCCTCGGGCCCAGGGTATCACAG GCACACTGCACCTGGTGGATCTGGCAGGATCTGAACGAGTGTGGAAAGCAGGGGTGGCCAGCCCGGTACAGAGAGACCCGAATGGCGCCAGGCGTCTTCGTGAAGCCCAGGCAATCAACCGCTCCTTGCTGGCACTAGGAGGAGTGATGGCCGCGCTGCGAGCTCGGAGGCCTCATGTGCCCTTCCGTGACTCACAGCTTACGCGCCTGTTACAGCCGGCGCTCGGGGCGGGCACCACTGCAGTTCTACTGCTGCAG ATCTCCACAAGGGCAGAAGATCTCGGGGAGACCATCTGCTCGCTCAAGTTTGCGGAGCGAGTGGGTCAAGTGGAACTGGGGCCTGCCCGGCGCCGAAGAGCCCCACGCTCTGGAACTCCCTCTTCTCTCAGTACTGACACCCCACTCACTGGAACTTCCTGCACCCCTACACCATCTCCTGGCAGCCCTCCCAGTCCCAGCCTCAACAGCTGCTCTGGCTTGACTCTTCAAACTCCAGGGGACCTGCCTCCCTAG
- the Kifc2 gene encoding kinesin-like protein KIFC2 isoform X3, translating to MRLAEFLSLQLGAEESCGTTPDLGKPGEVPPLLTVTSQLLALLAWTRSPRGRQALLQGTQPTCPVQPSTLDGSLSQEESSSQPTPILDEVPKDETQEHQPPQLEEEQRVWQRLEQLILGQLEELRQQLEQQEEELSRLRLGVGVTDSEKRVQHLTLENEALKQSLNLTRELLLHWGPGPLPRPPQEEAGALLELQGQLQEAQDTTEALRVQVSWALGALSAGKARTQLPEGHQAPPTGCSGRLLELKGNIRVLCRLRPAEGRPSSLLSVEPGQGGTITTCYRGRRHRFRLDWVFPQDASQEEVFRQLEPAVLSCLQGYSVCIFTYGQTGTGKTYSMEGPPEDPGIAPRALQLLFREMGTGGHHHVTLSMVEIYNETVRDLLATGPPERLVVRQGPAGQGGIQVAGLTHWDVPNLETLHQMLSLGRSNRATAATVMNQHSSRSHALVTLTLQAASPPRAQGITGTLHLVDLAGSERVWKAGVASPVQRDPNGARRLREAQAINRSLLALGGVMAALRARRPHVPFRDSQLTRLLQPALGAGTTAVLLLQISTRAEDLGETICSLKFAERVGQVELGPARRRRAPRSGTPSSLSTDTPLTGTSCTPTPSPGSPPSPSLNSCSGLTLQTPGDLPP from the exons ATGCGTCTTGCTGAGTTCCTCTCCCTCCAGTTGGGGGCAGAAGAGAGCTGTGGGACGACTCCTGACCTGGGCAAG CCTGGTGAAGTCCCCCCACTGTTGACAGTAACAAGTCAGCTCTTGGCCCTTCTGGCATGGACACGGAGTCCCCGGGGGAGGCAGGCCCTGCTCCAGGGGACTCAACCAACCTGCCCAGTGCAGCCCTCCACTCTAGATG GGTCTCTGTCACAAGAAGAAAGCTCCTCTCAGCCCACTCCCATCCTGGATGAGGTACCAAAGGATGAAACCCAAGAACATCAGCCTCCCCAGTTGGAGGAGGAACAGAGAGTTTGGCAGAGGTTGGAGCAGCTCATTCTTGGGCAG ctggaagagctgagacagCAGCTGGAGCAGCAGGAAGAAGAGCTGAGTAGACTTCGCCTGGGAGTG GGGGTGACAGATTCAGAGAAAAGAGTCCAGCACCTCACATTGGAGAATGAAGCCTTGAAACAGAGCTTGAACCTTACACGGGAACTCCTTCTGCACTGGGGGCCTGGCCCACTCCCCAGACCTCCCCAG GAGGAGGCAGGGGCACTGTTGGAGCTGCAGGGCCAGCTTCAAGAAGCCCAAGACACCACAGAAGCTCTCCGAGTCCAG GTTTCCTGGGCCCTTGGGGCTCTGTCAGCCGGAAAGGCTAGAACTCAGCTCCCAGAAGGGCACCAAGCACCCCCAACTGGATGCTCAGGGCGGCTTTTGGAACTCAAGG GGAATATTCGTGTTCTGTGTCGGCTGAGACCAGCTGAAGGAAGACCTTCCAGCCTGCTGAGCGTGGAGCCTGGTCAAGGGGGAACCATCACCACATGCTACCGAGGGCGCCGGCATCGCTTTCGCCTAGACTGGGTCTTTCCTCAAGATGCCAGCCAGGAGGAG GTCTTCAGGCAGCTGGAGCCAGCTGTGTTGTCCTGCCTCCAGGGGTACAGTGTCTGCATCTTCACTTACGGTCAGACTGGGACAGGGAAAACCTATAGCATGGAG GGCCCACCTGAGGACCCTGGCATAGCTCCTAGGGCACTGCAGTTGCTGTTCCGAGAGATGGGGACTGGAGGGCACCACCACGTGACCCTCAGCATGGTGGAGATCTACAACGAGACGGTCAG GGACCTCCTAGCTACAGGGCCTCCAGAACGCCTGGTAGTGAGGCAGGGACCTGCAGGGCAGGGGGGAATTCAAGTGGCTGGCCTCACACACTGGGATGTACCTAACCTGGAAACCCTGCACCAG ATGCTGAGTCTGGGGAGAAGCAACCGAGCTACAGCAGCCACTGTTATGAACCAGCACAGCTCACGTTCCCATGCCCTAGTTACGCTGACTTTACAGGCAGCATCTCCTCCTCGGGCCCAGGGTATCACAG GCACACTGCACCTGGTGGATCTGGCAGGATCTGAACGAGTGTGGAAAGCAGGGGTGGCCAGCCCGGTACAGAGAGACCCGAATGGCGCCAGGCGTCTTCGTGAAGCCCAGGCAATCAACCGCTCCTTGCTGGCACTAGGAGGAGTGATGGCCGCGCTGCGAGCTCGGAGGCCTCATGTGCCCTTCCGTGACTCACAGCTTACGCGCCTGTTACAGCCGGCGCTCGGGGCGGGCACCACTGCAGTTCTACTGCTGCAG ATCTCCACAAGGGCAGAAGATCTCGGGGAGACCATCTGCTCGCTCAAGTTTGCGGAGCGAGTGGGTCAAGTGGAACTGGGGCCTGCCCGGCGCCGAAGAGCCCCACGCTCTGGAACTCCCTCTTCTCTCAGTACTGACACCCCACTCACTGGAACTTCCTGCACCCCTACACCATCTCCTGGCAGCCCTCCCAGTCCCAGCCTCAACAGCTGCTCTGGCTTGACTCTTCAAACTCCAGGGGACCTGCCTCCCTAG
- the Foxh1 gene encoding forkhead box protein H1 yields MGPRDNSQLRPPEAESLSKTPKRRKKTYLRHDKPPYTYLAMIALVIQAAPFRRLKLAQIIRQVQAVFPFFRDDYEGWKDSIRHNLSSNRCFRKVPKDPAKPQAKGNFWTVDVSLIPAEALRLQNTALCRRWQNQGTNRAFAKDLSPYVLHGQPYQPPSHPPPSREDFSIKSLLGNPGKESTWPQNPGLAGQSTPAQAGTLSKGEEGVGTGPSSSSDKPPWPLCSLPGPTRIEGESSQGEVMRPSPVSPDQGSWPLHLLQDSADSIGMSRKGSRASLWGQLPTSYLPIYTPNVVMPLATLPPTSCPRCPSSASPAYWSVSTESQGSQDLLCDLDSLFQGVPPNKSIYDVWVSHPRDLAAPAPGWLLSWYSL; encoded by the exons ATGGGGCCTCGAGACAACTCTCAGCTGAGGCCCCCAGAGGCAGAATCTCTTTCGAAGACccccaagaggaggaagaagacatacCTACGGCATGACAAGCCCCCCTACACCTACTTGGCCATGATCGCCTTGGTAATTCAGGCCGCACCCTTCCGCAGGCTGAAACTGGCTCAG ATTATCCGTCAGGTCCAGGCAGTGTTCCCCTTCTTCAGGGACGACTATGAGGGCTGGAAGGACTCCATCCGCCACAACCTTTCCTCTAACCGGTGCTTCCGTAAG GTGCCCAAGGACCCTGCAAAGCCCCAGGCCAAGGGCAACTTCTGGACGGTGGACGTGAGCCTGATTCCTGCAGAGGCACTGCGCCTTCAGAACACTGCCTTGTGCCGTCGATGGCAGAACCAGGGCACAAACAGAGCTTTCGCCAAGGACCTGAGCCCCTACGTGCTCCACGGCCAGCCTTatcagccacccagccacccaccaCCATCTAGGGAGGATTTCAGCATCAAGTCCCTTCTAGGGAACCCTGGGAAAGAATCCACATGGCCCCAGAATCCTGGGCTAGCTGGACAGAGTACCCCAGCTCAGGCAGGCACCTTGtcaaagggggaagaaggggtgGGCACTGGACCCTCTAGCTCCTCTGATAAGCCTCCATGGCCCCTCTGTTCCCTTCCTGGGCCCACAAGAATAGAGGGGGAGAGTTCCCAAGGGGAAGTCATGAGGCCTTCTCCTGTTTCCCCAGATCAAGGCTCCTGGCCCCTTCACTTACTTCAGGATTCCGCAGATTCCAtaggaatgtccaggaaggggAGCAGAGCTTCATTATGGGGACAGCTACCCACTTCTTATTTGCCCATCTACACGCCCAATGTAGTAATGCCTTTGGCCACACTCCCTCCTACCTCTTGTCCCCGGTGCCCATCTTCAGCCAGTCCAGCCTACTGGAGCGTGAGTACTGAATCCCAAGGATCCCAGGACCTACTCTGTGATCTAGACTCCCTCTTTCAGGGGGTACCACCCAACAAGAGCATCTATGATGTGTGGGTCAGCCACCCTAGGGACTTGGCAGCTCCTGCCCCAGGCTGGCTCCTCTCCTGGTACAGCTTGTAA